A single window of Phycisphaerae bacterium DNA harbors:
- the ruvB gene encoding Holliday junction branch migration DNA helicase RuvB, whose amino-acid sequence MSRERMISTEPASEREEQTNWALRPKRLADCIGQRQVIEQLRIALDAAKKRKEPLEHVLLDGPPGLGKTTLAHVIAEEMGVADRIRVTSGPAIVKQADLMSTLTNLETGDVLFIDEVHRLNTVVEEFLYPAMEDFRVDYTIEGGLSGRTVNFQLKRFTLIGATTRAGMLTAAIRDRFGLRYHLDFYESDDLLEILRRSAHRLEVKAEEDALRMIAERSRGTPRVANRLLRRVRDYAQVRADGKLGVGVVEKALAIEEIDGVGLDRLDRAFLTALIDVYHGGPAGIEALAATMGQSRDTLEDMVEPFLLQRAFVTRTRQGRCATSKAYEHLGITPSADCNAMNASLFNS is encoded by the coding sequence ATGAGCCGCGAGCGAATGATCTCCACCGAGCCCGCCTCCGAGCGCGAGGAGCAGACCAACTGGGCCCTCCGCCCCAAGCGACTCGCTGACTGCATCGGCCAGCGCCAGGTCATCGAGCAGCTTCGCATCGCCCTCGACGCCGCGAAGAAGCGCAAGGAACCCTTGGAGCACGTCCTCCTCGACGGCCCGCCCGGCCTGGGCAAGACCACGCTCGCCCACGTCATCGCCGAGGAAATGGGCGTCGCCGACCGCATCCGCGTCACCAGCGGCCCGGCCATCGTCAAGCAGGCCGACCTGATGAGCACGCTGACCAACCTCGAAACCGGCGATGTCCTCTTTATCGATGAAGTCCATCGCCTCAACACCGTCGTCGAGGAGTTCCTGTATCCGGCCATGGAGGACTTTCGCGTCGACTACACGATCGAAGGCGGCCTTTCCGGTCGCACCGTTAATTTCCAGCTCAAGCGTTTCACGCTGATCGGCGCGACGACGCGCGCCGGAATGTTGACGGCGGCGATCCGCGATCGGTTCGGACTGCGCTATCACCTCGATTTCTACGAATCTGACGACCTGCTCGAAATCCTCCGCCGCTCGGCGCATCGACTCGAAGTAAAGGCCGAGGAAGACGCCCTGCGCATGATCGCCGAACGCTCGCGCGGCACGCCGCGCGTCGCCAACCGCCTCCTCCGCCGCGTTCGCGACTACGCCCAGGTCCGCGCCGACGGCAAGCTCGGCGTCGGCGTCGTCGAAAAAGCCCTGGCCATCGAGGAAATCGACGGCGTCGGCCTCGACCGGCTCGACCGCGCGTTCCTCACCGCACTGATTGACGTCTACCACGGCGGCCCGGCGGGCATCGAGGCCCTTGCCGCCACGATGGGCCAATCCCGCGACACGCTCGAAGACATGGTCGAACCCTTCCTCCTCCAGCGCGCCTTCGTCACCCGCACGCGCCAGGGCCGCTGCGCGACGAGCAAAGCCTACGAGCACCTCGGGATTACGCCGTCTGCCGATTGCAATGCGATGAACGCCAGCCTTTTCAACTCATAA
- a CDS encoding PEP-CTERM sorting domain-containing protein — MSMAICTFFVVASLCPAMSADDFKISPDETNPYFGAARAAAGSPSFMGLGSLPGGYSSSALGISGDGSTVVGYGRFASDGFEAFRWTSDGGMLGLGDLPGGEFSSVAYSTSSDGLAIVGESRSATGSEAFLWTSGTGMIGLGDVPGGATSSDAYGISADGLVVVGKCTSASGGEAFRWTSGGGMIGLGDLPGGRVSATAHAVSGDGAVVVGTGDSALGLEAFRWTNDGGMAGLGDLPGAGFNSVAFDTSGDGSVVVGWGSSAFAFTAEAFRWTSGDGMVALGELPGGTALSKAYGTSGDGSVVVGESISAAGQEAFIWDSTNGMRSLRSVLTNDFGLDLTGWILAEARDVSADGLTIVGWGTDPAGATDAWVAHIPEPATALLLLLAASLARRTRRH; from the coding sequence ATGAGCATGGCAATTTGCACATTTTTCGTCGTAGCATCACTTTGCCCAGCGATGTCGGCAGACGATTTCAAAATATCGCCGGACGAGACGAATCCCTACTTTGGGGCCGCCCGTGCCGCTGCTGGTTCACCATCCTTCATGGGCCTGGGCTCCCTGCCCGGTGGCTACTCCAGTTCGGCGCTCGGTATCTCCGGCGACGGCTCTACCGTTGTTGGGTACGGTAGGTTCGCATCAGATGGTTTCGAAGCTTTCCGATGGACGAGCGACGGGGGCATGCTGGGCTTGGGCGACTTACCGGGTGGTGAATTTAGCAGTGTGGCATACAGCACCTCCAGCGACGGCCTCGCGATTGTTGGAGAAAGCAGATCCGCGACAGGTTCCGAAGCGTTCCTATGGACCAGCGGTACCGGCATGATAGGTCTTGGCGATGTGCCGGGTGGAGCCACTTCAAGTGATGCATACGGCATTTCCGCGGATGGTCTCGTGGTTGTTGGTAAATGTACTTCGGCGTCCGGTGGCGAAGCCTTTCGCTGGACCAGCGGCGGCGGCATGATTGGCCTGGGTGATTTGCCGGGTGGTCGGGTCTCCGCTACCGCACACGCTGTCTCGGGCGACGGTGCAGTGGTCGTTGGAACTGGTGACTCTGCACTCGGCCTGGAGGCTTTTCGTTGGACGAACGACGGCGGAATGGCGGGTCTGGGCGATCTGCCGGGCGCTGGCTTTAACAGTGTGGCGTTTGATACCTCAGGCGATGGCTCCGTCGTTGTTGGATGGGGTTCCTCTGCATTCGCTTTCACGGCCGAGGCCTTTCGCTGGACCAGCGGCGATGGCATGGTTGCCTTGGGTGAATTGCCGGGTGGTACCGCCCTAAGTAAAGCCTACGGCACATCCGGCGATGGCTCAGTTGTTGTTGGAGAGAGTATTTCGGCGGCCGGTCAGGAGGCATTTATCTGGGACAGTACAAACGGAATGCGCAGCCTTCGCTCCGTGTTGACAAATGACTTCGGATTGGACCTCACCGGGTGGATTCTGGCGGAGGCGCGAGACGTGTCGGCCGATGGTTTGACGATCGTCGGGTGGGGGACCGATCCGGCCGGCGCTACTGACGCGTGGGTGGCGCACATCCCCGAGCCGGCCACGGCGCTGCTGCTCCTGCTCGCCGCCTCGCTGGCACGACGCACACGCCGACATTAA
- a CDS encoding metallophosphoesterase, with amino-acid sequence MNNRLSRRDVLKTIAGAAAASFFDLPTLQAAPKETPQSFRFVHLTDIHVQRERHGHEGFAKALKAVEALKPRPDFILTGGDLVFDVLEVPHERATMLFDLYQKVIADNTSLKVYNTIGNHDVFGWHPQSGISPKTAGYGKALVKDKLQLNEIYHAFEHKGWRFFCLDNILPGGDERYPYLGGLDPVQFDWFKAELQKTDPKTPIVTCEHIPLITVTGFGHDDLHEDKHWRFNDALVCGDTAQRLPLLRTRNVCLALSGHIHERDRVDYWGTTFINDGAVCGGWWKGPHRGIPEGFGIFDLRADGTFDYRYHEYGWKPQPD; translated from the coding sequence ATGAATAATCGTCTTTCCCGTCGAGACGTTCTCAAGACCATCGCCGGGGCCGCCGCAGCTTCTTTCTTCGACCTGCCTACCCTGCAAGCCGCGCCCAAGGAGACCCCGCAATCCTTCCGCTTCGTCCACCTCACCGACATTCACGTCCAGCGCGAGCGCCATGGTCACGAAGGTTTCGCCAAGGCCCTCAAGGCCGTCGAAGCGTTGAAGCCTCGCCCCGATTTCATCCTCACCGGCGGCGACCTCGTCTTCGACGTTCTCGAAGTTCCGCACGAACGCGCCACGATGCTCTTCGACCTCTACCAGAAAGTCATCGCCGACAACACCTCGCTCAAAGTCTACAACACCATCGGCAACCACGACGTTTTCGGCTGGCATCCCCAATCCGGCATCTCCCCCAAAACCGCCGGCTACGGCAAGGCCCTCGTCAAGGACAAATTGCAGCTGAACGAAATCTACCACGCCTTCGAGCACAAAGGCTGGCGATTCTTCTGCCTCGACAACATCCTGCCCGGCGGTGACGAACGCTACCCCTACCTTGGCGGGCTCGACCCCGTGCAGTTCGACTGGTTCAAAGCAGAATTGCAGAAGACCGACCCCAAAACGCCGATCGTCACCTGCGAACACATCCCGCTGATCACCGTTACCGGCTTCGGCCACGATGACCTGCACGAGGACAAACACTGGCGATTCAACGACGCCCTCGTCTGCGGCGATACCGCCCAGCGCCTCCCGCTCCTGCGCACGCGCAACGTTTGCCTCGCCCTCTCTGGCCACATTCACGAACGCGACCGCGTCGACTATTGGGGCACGACCTTCATCAACGACGGCGCTGTTTGCGGCGGATGGTGGAAGGGCCCGCACCGCGGCATCCCCGAAGGCTTCGGCATCTTCGACCTCCGCGCTGACGGCACGTTCGATTACCGCTACCACGAATACGGTTGGAAACCCCAGCCCGACTGA
- the hemW gene encoding radical SAM family heme chaperone HemW, which produces MSGPAMQRPAEPAAEGGCSPTGKSAEGGNSPTDRPIGWYVHLPFCTTKCGYCDFYSLPTIPGLIDDLVGAVVDELRRRDPGRTVETVFIGGGTPTVLPGPALERLLSEISRRAGGVAEFTVEANPSSTDELKLGLLKRHGVTRVSFGAQSFNPDELKVLERIHDPRHIFESVAAARASGFDNINLDLIYAIPGQTMASWKATLARAIDVGTEHLSCYALMYEPGTSLTKLRNEGRVIPSDEDVEADMFDCTIELLTAAGFEHYEVSNFARAGRRCRANMIYWENREYLGIGPSAVSYLDGVRQKNVADVRRYVEGMRSDPAAVVAECEALSPQGRAGETAVQMLRLTEGIDRARFREQTGLDAGELFAERIKEFSSLGLLAADERTIRLTRRGMLVANRVMAEFLPEPV; this is translated from the coding sequence ATGTCCGGTCCAGCGATGCAACGACCCGCCGAGCCAGCAGCCGAAGGCGGCTGCTCTCCAACAGGTAAATCCGCCGAGGGCGGCAACAGCCCGACCGACCGGCCGATTGGGTGGTATGTCCATCTGCCTTTTTGCACGACGAAGTGCGGGTATTGTGATTTCTATTCGCTGCCGACGATCCCGGGGCTGATCGACGATCTGGTGGGGGCCGTGGTCGACGAGCTGCGGCGGCGCGATCCTGGGCGGACGGTGGAGACGGTGTTTATCGGAGGGGGGACGCCGACGGTACTGCCGGGACCGGCGTTGGAGCGGCTCCTTTCAGAAATATCGCGCCGGGCCGGGGGCGTCGCGGAATTTACGGTGGAAGCGAACCCGTCGAGCACGGATGAGTTGAAGCTGGGGCTGTTGAAGCGCCACGGGGTAACGCGGGTGTCGTTTGGGGCGCAGTCGTTTAATCCGGACGAGTTGAAGGTGCTGGAGCGGATCCATGATCCGCGGCATATCTTCGAGTCCGTGGCGGCGGCGCGGGCCAGCGGTTTCGACAACATCAATCTTGATCTGATCTACGCGATTCCCGGACAGACGATGGCGTCCTGGAAGGCGACGCTGGCGCGGGCGATCGACGTGGGCACGGAGCACCTGTCATGTTATGCCCTCATGTACGAGCCGGGAACGTCTCTAACGAAGTTAAGGAATGAGGGGCGGGTCATTCCAAGCGACGAGGACGTTGAGGCCGACATGTTTGATTGCACGATCGAGTTGTTGACGGCGGCGGGGTTCGAGCATTACGAGGTGAGCAACTTCGCGCGGGCCGGGCGGCGGTGCCGGGCGAACATGATCTACTGGGAGAACCGGGAGTATCTGGGGATCGGGCCGTCGGCGGTGTCGTATCTGGATGGCGTGCGGCAGAAAAATGTGGCGGATGTGCGGAGGTATGTGGAGGGGATGCGGAGTGACCCGGCGGCGGTTGTGGCGGAGTGCGAGGCGCTTTCGCCGCAGGGCCGTGCGGGCGAGACGGCGGTGCAGATGCTGCGGCTGACGGAGGGGATCGATCGGGCGCGGTTTCGGGAGCAGACAGGGTTGGATGCGGGGGAGTTGTTCGCAGAGCGGATTAAAGAGTTTTCATCGCTCGGATTGTTGGCTGCGGATGAGCGGACGATTCGATTGACGCGGCGGGGGATGCTGGTGGCGAACCGGGTGATGGCGGAGTTTCTGCCAGAGCCAGTCTAG
- a CDS encoding FHA domain-containing protein: MAASAKEHSASVRLPSSPFQETHMKVALVTFTRKGALKEFAIGDRSQVIGRSPETDIRIPVSDVSRSHCQISVSGKKVMVRDLGSSNGTFVNDQKVSDAVLKPGDRIRVGPVQFTVQIDGVPAKIAPPPPGASVAKAPPEATTRIGAPAAADTGSEELDLDQLEELDSEDLSDFDIDDIAGSSGVIDEIENLEEIAEDDLIPDDDSKNTK; encoded by the coding sequence ATGGCGGCCAGCGCAAAGGAACATTCAGCCTCCGTACGGCTGCCCTCCTCGCCGTTTCAAGAGACGCACATGAAGGTCGCCCTCGTCACGTTCACTCGTAAAGGCGCGCTCAAGGAATTCGCCATCGGCGACCGTTCGCAGGTCATCGGTCGAAGCCCCGAGACCGACATCCGCATCCCCGTCAGCGACGTCTCCCGCTCGCATTGCCAAATCTCCGTCAGCGGCAAGAAGGTCATGGTTCGTGACCTGGGCAGCAGCAACGGAACCTTTGTCAACGACCAGAAAGTCTCCGATGCCGTCCTGAAGCCGGGTGATCGCATCCGCGTCGGACCGGTTCAGTTCACGGTGCAGATCGACGGGGTGCCCGCAAAGATCGCTCCGCCTCCCCCCGGCGCCTCGGTTGCCAAGGCTCCGCCCGAAGCGACCACGCGTATCGGCGCGCCCGCCGCGGCCGACACCGGCTCCGAAGAACTCGACCTCGACCAGCTCGAGGAACTCGACTCAGAGGACCTCAGTGATTTCGACATCGACGACATCGCCGGCTCCTCCGGCGTCATCGACGAAATCGAGAACCTCGAAGAGATCGCCGAAGACGATCTCATCCCCGACGACGACTCCAAGAACACAAAGTAG
- a CDS encoding YbhB/YbcL family Raf kinase inhibitor-like protein: MKGTLTEKHMGFEVAGFADGGAIPDRFTADGLDVSPALKWTGVPEIAAELVIIVEDPDAPRDRPFVHWLAYKIPTDADGLKEALLPTARVESPAGMMQGRNDFGKLGYGGPAPPRGHGVHHYHFRLYALDTKLNIGAGCRADELQRAMRGHVLTEADYVGTYERRR, from the coding sequence ATGAAAGGGACGCTGACGGAAAAGCACATGGGCTTTGAAGTCGCCGGATTCGCAGATGGCGGGGCGATTCCGGATCGATTCACGGCGGACGGTCTCGACGTGTCGCCGGCGCTGAAATGGACGGGAGTTCCGGAGATTGCCGCGGAATTGGTGATCATCGTCGAAGACCCGGATGCGCCGCGGGACCGGCCGTTCGTGCATTGGCTGGCGTACAAGATACCGACCGACGCGGATGGACTAAAGGAGGCATTGTTGCCGACGGCGCGGGTGGAATCGCCGGCGGGGATGATGCAGGGTCGCAACGATTTCGGGAAGTTGGGATACGGGGGACCGGCGCCGCCGAGGGGGCACGGTGTCCATCACTATCACTTCCGCCTTTACGCACTGGATACCAAGCTGAACATCGGCGCGGGGTGCCGGGCGGACGAGTTGCAACGGGCGATGCGCGGGCATGTTCTGACCGAGGCGGATTATGTGGGGACGTACGAACGTAGACGGTGA
- a CDS encoding prepilin-type N-terminal cleavage/methylation domain-containing protein, producing MLTHGARREVRHHAVWRARSFTLVELLIVVVILGILAALVIPQFSDATADTKLSTLISQLEIVRKQIETYRLQHNGAVPTFAQFEAQMTGMTNPDGSLGGSPTLGPFLNKIPINPFTDADDLGTGSCGSSSWFYDEITGEFRANCHGPHCPL from the coding sequence ATGCTTACGCACGGCGCACGTCGAGAGGTACGCCATCATGCCGTTTGGCGGGCGCGGTCATTCACGCTCGTTGAGCTGCTGATTGTCGTGGTGATCCTGGGCATTCTCGCCGCGCTCGTCATCCCCCAATTCTCCGACGCCACCGCCGATACCAAGCTCAGCACGCTCATCAGCCAACTGGAAATAGTACGTAAGCAGATCGAGACCTATCGACTCCAGCACAATGGCGCCGTTCCGACCTTCGCCCAGTTTGAAGCGCAGATGACCGGCATGACCAACCCGGACGGCAGCCTGGGCGGCTCACCCACACTGGGTCCTTTTCTCAACAAGATCCCGATCAACCCCTTCACCGACGCCGATGACCTGGGCACCGGTTCATGCGGATCGAGTTCGTGGTTCTACGATGAAATCACGGGCGAATTCAGGGCTAATTGCCACGGCCCGCACTGCCCGCTGTAG
- a CDS encoding UbiA-like polyprenyltransferase, with translation MNAATTSTLRTWAELVRFSHSVFALPFALIAVFLAARSLPDRLPSFAQLLLILTCMIAARSFAMTFNRIADRHIDARNPRTATRPLQTGRISLGQAWLFTILAALIFFAACAGFLVRDGNLWPLVLAAPTLLWLAGYSYTKRFTALAHFVLGAGIAFAPMAAWIAIHPPSLGWPAILLTGTVFFWIAGFDIIYACQDVDVDRRDGLFSIPARFGIGPALVLSRACHVAAVGLLIALGVVTGLGWIYWSGVIVTAILLAAEQAVVKPDDLSRVNLAFFTLNGCVSLLLALAAVTDTLLRR, from the coding sequence GTGAACGCCGCCACCACATCGACCCTCCGCACCTGGGCCGAACTCGTCCGCTTCTCCCACTCCGTCTTCGCACTCCCCTTCGCCCTCATAGCCGTCTTCCTTGCCGCCAGAAGTCTGCCCGATCGCCTGCCTTCATTCGCCCAGCTCCTCCTCATCCTCACCTGCATGATCGCCGCACGCAGTTTCGCCATGACCTTCAACCGCATCGCCGACCGGCACATCGACGCCCGCAATCCGCGCACCGCCACGCGTCCCCTCCAGACCGGTCGCATCTCGCTCGGCCAGGCCTGGCTCTTCACGATCCTCGCCGCGTTGATCTTCTTCGCCGCCTGCGCCGGCTTCCTTGTGCGCGACGGCAACCTCTGGCCGCTTGTCCTGGCCGCGCCGACGCTTCTCTGGCTCGCGGGCTATTCCTATACCAAGCGCTTCACCGCCCTCGCGCATTTCGTCCTCGGCGCCGGCATCGCCTTCGCACCGATGGCCGCGTGGATCGCCATCCACCCCCCCTCGCTCGGCTGGCCAGCGATCCTGCTGACCGGCACGGTGTTCTTCTGGATCGCCGGCTTCGACATCATCTACGCCTGCCAGGACGTGGACGTGGACCGCCGCGACGGTCTCTTCTCCATCCCCGCCCGGTTCGGCATCGGGCCCGCGCTGGTCCTCTCCCGCGCCTGCCACGTCGCGGCTGTCGGCCTGTTGATCGCACTCGGCGTCGTCACCGGTCTCGGCTGGATCTACTGGTCGGGTGTGATCGTGACAGCGATCCTCCTCGCCGCCGAACAGGCGGTCGTAAAGCCCGACGACCTCTCCCGCGTCAACCTCGCCTTCTTCACGCTCAACGGCTGCGTGAGCCTGCTCCTGGCCCTCGCGGCGGTCACCGACACACTGCTGCGACGCTGA